In a genomic window of Helianthus annuus cultivar XRQ/B chromosome 10, HanXRQr2.0-SUNRISE, whole genome shotgun sequence:
- the LOC110880644 gene encoding membrane protein of ER body-like protein, with protein sequence MANEGWEQLLLGAEQWRPEVKEGAEPMVMSDQAEVVEEEVVKLEFEKVKPKLATHSMHCPNCRSEITKVILRRKVYRPNEQDPVVVRVPPEPEQKDLVRCFSCSEIGCFNPFDIFQKSPETVNVGSAIIIVDEPETIVTRSRGRMWLGYEGILAEILKSIVYGGLMEVIASLSVVVSAAASNVTTLSIVSLALASLIGGVFIVGHNLWDLRNDCYKNTSSQETKKATTYKYKALLGQVNHFPLHAFFAILSFLVFGMVPPIAYRYSYHETKDKEYTLAVVALASLLCVLLLAILKAYINKCTVFKYFKTTVYYIIIAVLVSGVSYVVGNLVARLLEEPGWFATSSSGGMPCVPRVTSSYLESF encoded by the exons ATGGCCAATGAGGGGTGGGAGCAACTGCTACTAGGGGCGGAGCAATGGCGGCCGGAGGTGAAAGAAGGGGCGGAACCCATGGTGATGTCCGATCAAGCGGAAGTTGTCGAAGAAGAAGTAGTGAAACTAGAATTCGAAAAGGTGAAGCCAAAGCTTGCAACACATTCTATGCATTGTCCCAACTGCAGGTCCGAAATTACAAAAGTTATTCTTCGTCGAAAAGTGTATCGACCCAATGAGCAAGATCCAGTTGTTGTTCGGGTCCCACCAGAACCCGAACAAAAGGATCTTGTCAGATGTTTTTCATGCTCAG AAATCGGATGTTTTAACCCGTTCGACATTTTCCAAAAAAGCCCAGAAACGGTTAATGTTGGTAGCGCGATCATTATAGTGGATGAACCAG AAACGATTGTTACACGATCTAGAGGAAGAATGTGGCTTGGTTATGAGGGCATTCTTGCGGAGATCTTAAAGAGTATCGTTTATGGAGGTTTGATGGAGGTGATTGCAAGCTTAAGCGTTGTAGTATCCGCCGCTGCTTCTAATGTCACTACAC TGAGCATTGTATCTTTGGCACTCGCAAGTTTAATCGGTGGAGTCTTCATCGTCGGTCACAAT CTTTGGGATCTTAGAAACGACTGTTACAAGAATACCTCTAGCCAAGAAACGAAGAAAGCAACTACTTATAAGTACAAAGCGCTACTCGGACAAGTAAACCATTTCCCACTACACGCGTTTTTCGCAATACTATCTTTCCTCGTGTTCGGGATGGTCCCACCAATCGCATACAGGTACTCGTATCACGAGACCAAAGATAAGGAGTATACACTCGCGGTGGTTGCACTCGCATCTCTTCTATGTGTCTTGTTATTGGCAATACTCAAGGCTTACATCAACAAGTGTACGGTTTTTAAGTACTTTAAGACGACGGTATACTACATTATCATTGCAGTCTTAGTGTCGGGTGTGTCTTACGTCGTCGGGAATCTTGTTGCGAGGTTGTTGGAGGAGCCCGGATGGTTTGCCACAAGTTCAAGTGGCGGTATGCCCTGCGTTCCACGTGTCACCTCGTCATATCTAGAATCTTTCTAA
- the LOC110883891 gene encoding uncharacterized protein LOC110883891 → MGVLQQSSWCFCNRICKSEKTKSAIFSGKAPSMARIGTGTAFLIHRNLLLTTHAILPSVSAAHAADIRLHNGARASLFPHRFFITSPILDLTIVWLDAIDADSNASSQQHSHYLKPCSKPNLDLGRMVYLLGYTEKNDLTIGEGKVVIATDNLIKVRPDGVTWSPGSAGFDVHGNLSFMVCDPMKLATSPTARSSSTSSSTSSGEKNSVTQFGIPIYIICDWLSQHWEGSLDDFVSKPKLPIIRLMATGQKSEHSCSSFTRRQVFKMTENENEDQPGPSSSQDETPPVDQRLTITEIYESPKLTSDPFRKTEKTQTHLLDINFPPRTTVGNKEVHSSSKEKSKSKSKSNPIAEAEIVSTGSVNGAHSEVQSCASPIELAHEQNGYSSDGQTTMYSAETAESRNYPSPKEGRFHQQQVGRSQSCVSYNRWGSGSVQRNPIARRGTYGYSQATTSQRSNDYYSPTVSSIMKNQNNSERLPSKRRSNASRSSPKWMF, encoded by the exons ATGGGAGTCTTACAACAGTCCTCCTGGTGTTTCTGCAACCGCATATGCAAGTCGGAGAAGACAAAATCCGCCATTTTTTCCGGCAAAGCTCCGTCAATGGCTCGAATTGGCACCGGTACTGCCTTCCTTATTCACCGGAACCTTCTTCTTACTACTCACGCTATCCTCCCCTCTGTCTCCGCCGCTCACGCCGCCGACATCCGCCTCCACAACGGTGCTCGTGCTTCTCTTTTTCCTCATAG GTTCTTCATTACGAGTCCGATCCTTGATCTAACTATCGTATGGTTAGACGCCATTGATGCAGACTCAAACGCCTCGAGTCAACAACACTCTCACTATTTGAAACCGTGTTCTAAACCGAATCTAGACCTTGGTCGTATGGTATACCTTTTAGGCTACACCGAGAAGAACGATCTAACCATCGGTGAAGGAAAGGTGGTTATAGCCACAGACAACCTCATAAAAGTTCGACCCGATGGTGTAACCTGGAGCCCGGGTTCAGCTGGTTTTGACGTACATGGTAATCTTTCGTTCATGGTTTGTGATCCTATGAAGCTAGCCACGTCACCAACCGCAAGATCATCGTCGACTTCGTCTTCTACTTCATCCGGTGAAAAGAATTCGGTAACGCAGTTTGGCATCCCGATATATATAATTTGCGATTGGTTGAGTCAGCATTGGGAAGGGAGTCTTGATGATTTTGTAAGTAAACCGAAGCTGCCGATTATTCGGTTGATGGCGACGGGTCAAAAGAGCGAGCACTCGTGTTCGTCGTTTACCAGACGGCAGGTTTTTAAAATGACTGAAAACGAGAACGAGGATCAACCGGGGCCTAGTTCTTCCCAAGATGAAACACCGCCAGTTGACCAACGTCTTACGATTACCGAGATTTATGAATCGCCGAAATTGACCTCCGACCCGTTTAGGAAAACCGAAAAAACACAAACGCACCTCTTGGATATCAACTTCCCGCCTAGGACAACCGTGGGAAACAAAGAAGTTCATTCGAGCAGTAAagaaaagtcaaagtcaaagtcaaagtcaaacccGATAGCTGAAGCTGAGATAGTTTCAACAGGGTCTGTAAACGGGGCCCACAGCGAGGTTCAGTCATGTGCATCCCCGATCGAGTTAGCGCACGAACAAAACGGGTATTCTAGTGACGGACAGACGACAATGTACTCTGCGGAAACAGCCGAGAGTCGTAACTACCCGAGCCCGAAAGAGGGCCGGTTTCATCAGCAGCAGGTAGGGAGAAGCCAGAGCTGTGTAAGTTATAATAGATGGGGGTCGGGTTCAGTCCAAAGGAACCCGATTGCTCGAAGAGGTACATATGGTTATTCACAAGCTACGACTTCGCAAAGGAGTAATGACTATTATAGCCCTACCGTGTCTTCAATCATGAAAAACCAGAATAACTCTGAGCGGTTGCCTAGTAAGCGGAGGTCGAATGCATCCCGTTCATCTCCAAAATGGATGTTTTAG